In the Bacteroidota bacterium genome, one interval contains:
- the hpnD gene encoding presqualene diphosphate synthase HpnD: MRAGLIASNSARAIAVSPLMDAASRLPKREQSSFLYGFLLLPREQREAMRRIYDFCRFTDDLVDESSEGSATSAIAAWREDVERCYASQPSHPILQRLAPVVQRYDIPKHYLTTLIDGVEMDLRHSRYQTFENLEAYCYAVASVVGLMSIEVFGYESENTPKYAVALGKALQLTNIIRDLRVDADMGRIYLPLEDLRRFEYSEVELLRGVYNPQFVALMKFEAARARQYYSLASELLAPDERRTMFPAEIMRAIYFELLQQIELADFHVFDRRVRVSTHRKLLLALRHWSARYF, translated from the coding sequence ATGAGAGCAGGTTTGATCGCATCAAACTCAGCGCGGGCGATCGCTGTTAGCCCGCTGATGGACGCGGCAAGCAGGCTTCCGAAACGCGAGCAGAGCAGCTTTCTCTATGGGTTCTTACTGTTGCCGAGGGAGCAGCGCGAAGCCATGCGTCGCATTTACGATTTCTGTCGGTTCACAGACGATCTGGTCGATGAGTCCTCTGAAGGCAGCGCGACATCAGCCATCGCCGCCTGGCGGGAGGACGTCGAACGATGCTATGCCAGCCAGCCGTCACATCCAATTCTCCAGAGACTCGCCCCAGTCGTTCAACGATATGATATTCCGAAACACTACCTCACTACGCTGATTGATGGGGTCGAAATGGACTTGCGGCACTCCCGTTATCAAACGTTCGAAAATCTTGAAGCATACTGTTATGCCGTTGCCAGCGTCGTGGGCCTAATGTCGATCGAAGTGTTCGGCTATGAGTCTGAAAACACTCCAAAATACGCGGTTGCCCTTGGCAAGGCACTTCAGCTTACCAATATCATTCGCGATCTCCGTGTTGATGCTGATATGGGCCGCATCTACTTGCCGCTGGAAGACCTCAGACGATTCGAGTATTCCGAAGTGGAGTTATTACGAGGAGTGTATAATCCACAATTTGTGGCACTAATGAAGTTCGAAGCGGCACGAGCAAGGCAGTATTATTCGTTAGCAAGCGAGTTGCTGGCCCCGGACGAACGCCGCACGATGTTCCCCGCTGAGATTATGCGCGCCATCTATTTCGAACTACTGCAACAAATCGAGCTGGCGGATTTTCACGTGTTCGATCGCCGGGTACGCGTCAGCACTCATCGCAAACTCCTGTTGGCGCTCCGGCATTGGTCCGCTCGCTATTTTTGA
- the hpnC gene encoding squalene synthase HpnC, with product MSWPNQKIKAAYDECRRIAQSHYENFPVGSFLVPKALRPHVYALYAFMRTADDFADLPGRNPDERLHLLAEWREHLSQASSYDPPSSPIFLALQHTIQSFTLSRKPFDLLLDAFEFDAHGEVRFETYQELHFYTQRSAEPVGQLVLALFGYRDEERVRYSNDICTALQLINFMQDAKADLSETRCYFPQEDMNLFGLKSCEDILNSPSAPRLVLQQCHRIESLLVSGSRLPEMVTGRLRYELRAILAGAWIMLGKIRAIGGDTIHQRPMLSPRERRLVLFKALG from the coding sequence ATGTCATGGCCAAACCAGAAAATTAAAGCCGCGTACGACGAATGCCGCCGCATCGCGCAGTCGCATTACGAAAACTTTCCAGTCGGATCATTTCTCGTTCCTAAGGCATTGCGGCCGCATGTCTATGCGCTCTATGCCTTCATGCGAACCGCCGATGATTTCGCTGACCTGCCAGGACGCAACCCAGATGAACGACTTCACCTCCTGGCGGAATGGCGCGAGCACCTAAGTCAGGCCTCCTCGTATGACCCTCCCTCATCCCCTATCTTCCTCGCACTCCAGCATACGATCCAGTCCTTCACGCTGTCTCGGAAGCCGTTCGATCTATTACTGGATGCCTTCGAGTTCGATGCGCACGGCGAGGTACGCTTTGAGACATATCAAGAATTGCATTTCTATACACAGCGGTCTGCCGAGCCGGTCGGGCAACTTGTCCTCGCACTCTTCGGATATAGGGACGAGGAGCGGGTGCGCTATTCAAACGACATCTGCACCGCCCTGCAACTCATAAACTTCATGCAAGATGCAAAGGCCGATCTTTCAGAAACTCGTTGCTACTTCCCGCAGGAAGACATGAACCTATTTGGGCTAAAGAGTTGCGAAGACATTCTCAACTCGCCGAGTGCTCCACGGCTCGTACTTCAGCAATGCCATCGCATCGAGTCCCTGCTTGTATCCGGGTCTCGTCTGCCGGAGATGGTTACCGGACGGCTGCGATATGAACTCCGCGCGATTCTGGCCGGCGCATGGATTATGCTGGGAAAGATCAGAGCAATCGGAGGCGATACAATCCACCAGCGACCCATGCTGAGTCCACGCGAGAGGCGATTGGTCCTATTCAAGGCGCTCGGATGA
- a CDS encoding COX15/CtaA family protein, with protein sequence MNLYLSNRLLHFFAVVISALCFLLLFIGGLVTSHQAGLSVPDWPTSFGSSMFTFPIKDWIGGIFFEHTHRLFATFVGYLILVQALIWQFDFRGLWKRLLWSAAAVGAVYLIISFFDLATEALGTGLPGIAFAAAIPLAFCLVVLLYIVSALVSSKMDHVSRDSSTSVSRRLSWYALAGVVLQGILGGMTVLYYLPATISSAHAGLGQAVFCLTLAIGIVSGKRWNVIRPKRVDRARFGIRTLSLLTVIAVFIQLLIGAVMRHTASGLAIPTLPLAPNGSLIPDFTSFGVAINFTHRVWAVVVTLLMFASARAVFRFHAKEKSLAKAMMFGVFLLGIQIVLGAIVIWTSKAVTPTTLHVSCGAAILGTMFYIMLLSRHWYSAPVNQEAESIAERNAEFVPATQS encoded by the coding sequence ATGAACCTCTATCTATCCAATCGCCTTCTCCATTTCTTTGCGGTTGTCATCTCCGCACTCTGCTTCTTGCTGCTATTTATTGGTGGACTCGTAACGAGCCACCAGGCGGGACTTTCGGTGCCGGACTGGCCGACGAGCTTCGGTTCTAGTATGTTCACATTCCCGATCAAAGACTGGATTGGCGGCATTTTTTTCGAGCATACTCACCGCTTGTTCGCGACGTTTGTCGGTTATCTCATTCTCGTCCAGGCGCTGATCTGGCAGTTTGATTTCAGGGGTCTATGGAAGCGTCTACTTTGGAGCGCTGCCGCTGTTGGGGCGGTCTACCTAATCATAAGCTTCTTCGATCTTGCCACGGAAGCTCTTGGGACTGGTCTTCCGGGAATTGCGTTTGCGGCGGCAATTCCGCTTGCCTTTTGTCTCGTTGTTTTGCTCTACATCGTTAGCGCATTGGTTTCGAGCAAGATGGATCACGTGTCACGGGACTCGAGCACCTCGGTGAGTCGCAGACTTTCTTGGTATGCACTGGCAGGAGTTGTATTGCAGGGGATTCTTGGCGGAATGACGGTATTATACTATCTCCCGGCTACGATTTCAAGCGCGCATGCCGGGCTCGGTCAGGCCGTCTTTTGTCTTACCCTCGCAATAGGGATCGTGTCCGGCAAACGCTGGAATGTGATTCGACCAAAGCGAGTGGACCGCGCACGATTTGGTATTCGAACGCTCTCGCTGCTGACCGTGATCGCGGTCTTTATTCAGTTGCTTATTGGAGCCGTAATGCGGCATACAGCGTCAGGTCTTGCCATTCCTACACTTCCGCTCGCTCCGAATGGAAGTCTGATTCCAGACTTCACATCGTTTGGAGTTGCGATTAACTTTACGCACCGCGTATGGGCCGTCGTAGTCACGCTATTGATGTTTGCATCGGCGCGGGCTGTGTTCCGATTTCATGCGAAGGAAAAGTCACTTGCCAAGGCGATGATGTTCGGAGTATTTCTTCTCGGCATCCAGATCGTGCTCGGTGCTATTGTCATTTGGACCAGCAAGGCCGTAACGCCGACGACACTTCACGTCTCCTGCGGCGCGGCCATCCTGGGTACAATGTTCTATATCATGTTGCTCAGTCGG